From Paenibacillus sp. GP183, one genomic window encodes:
- a CDS encoding helix-turn-helix domain-containing protein: MMNALLVDDDYFVVTALQKKIDWKSLSIDIVYTANSVAHAQDILQQHSVQILISDIEMPQGSGLELLAWIREEHYSVQAIFLTNYADFNYAQKAIELQSFEYFLKPIEFDKLSLIIQKAVARANEHQTKEKAIREGYFWKKNEKKITEHFWRKLIMEKTSLSKPAAIVHAVNEQNLSYQTNDIFLPVLINIFPYDRSLGKEDKDLFDFALLNVLFELFQDPSFSIEAILEYKEFNWVAILKWKHSPDSHIIEGICSSFIPKANKFLKCDACCNIAISSRLEETHPVIKHLIHMNEEIIKSRNQTIFLEHYRQNEAAYTPPDLALLDELLNKDNPITFLEKTTQYLQNLVKNQVLNVSVLSLFRLDMVQIVYSFLKGKEIQAHKLYFGRTNDQLFVQSLNSIEDMEKYLKYLVITAMEYRDFVTQPKSVVEEIKQYIHTHLGNDLTRISLAEIVYLNPDYLARLFKKETGISLGTYILQVRIKVAKQLLETTNLSVNTISFKIGHANYSHFSKIFKQEIGCTPNEYRKNQQDSKPVPRF; the protein is encoded by the coding sequence ATGATGAATGCATTGCTTGTTGATGACGACTATTTTGTCGTAACCGCGTTGCAAAAGAAAATTGATTGGAAATCGCTTTCTATTGACATTGTCTATACGGCTAATAGTGTTGCTCATGCACAGGACATTCTCCAACAGCATTCTGTTCAAATTTTGATTTCCGATATTGAAATGCCACAGGGGAGCGGGCTGGAACTCCTGGCCTGGATTCGTGAGGAGCATTACAGTGTTCAGGCTATATTCCTGACCAATTACGCCGATTTCAACTATGCACAAAAAGCAATTGAATTGCAGAGTTTTGAATATTTTCTAAAACCGATCGAGTTTGATAAATTGTCGCTTATCATCCAAAAAGCTGTCGCTAGAGCAAATGAACATCAAACTAAAGAGAAAGCGATACGGGAAGGCTACTTTTGGAAGAAAAATGAGAAGAAAATAACGGAGCATTTCTGGCGCAAGCTGATCATGGAAAAAACTTCACTGTCCAAACCAGCCGCTATCGTGCATGCAGTTAATGAGCAAAACCTTTCCTATCAAACAAATGATATATTTCTACCCGTTCTAATCAATATTTTTCCATATGACCGAAGCTTGGGCAAGGAGGATAAAGACCTTTTTGATTTCGCGCTGCTAAATGTGCTGTTTGAATTATTTCAGGATCCTTCTTTTTCTATTGAAGCTATCCTGGAATATAAGGAATTCAACTGGGTTGCTATATTGAAATGGAAGCATTCCCCCGATTCCCATATCATCGAAGGAATCTGTTCGTCTTTTATTCCAAAGGCGAACAAATTTCTCAAATGCGACGCGTGCTGTAATATTGCCATCTCCTCCAGGCTGGAAGAAACACACCCGGTAATCAAACATTTGATCCATATGAACGAAGAGATTATCAAGTCTCGCAATCAAACTATTTTCCTGGAACATTATCGTCAAAATGAAGCGGCTTATACGCCGCCCGATTTGGCACTTTTGGATGAGCTGTTAAACAAAGACAATCCCATCACTTTTCTTGAAAAAACGACCCAATATTTGCAAAACCTTGTAAAAAACCAAGTTTTAAACGTGTCCGTTTTGAGCTTATTCCGTTTGGATATGGTGCAGATTGTTTACTCCTTTCTCAAAGGTAAAGAGATACAAGCTCACAAACTGTATTTTGGAAGAACGAATGACCAATTATTTGTACAGTCTCTGAATTCCATTGAGGATATGGAGAAATATCTCAAATATTTAGTGATTACCGCAATGGAGTACCGAGATTTCGTAACACAACCAAAGTCCGTTGTCGAAGAAATAAAGCAATACATCCACACTCATTTGGGAAATGATCTGACAAGAATCAGTCTGGCGGAAATCGTCTATCTCAATCCTGATTATTTAGCCCGGTTGTTTAAAAAAGAAACAGGAATTTCATTAGGGACCTATATCCTTCAAGTCCGAATCAAGGTTGCAAAACAATTGCTAGAGACCACTAATTTGTCAGTAAATACAATTTCCTTCAAAATAGGGCATGCAAACTACTCCCATTTTTCCAAAATTTTTAAGCAAGAAATCGGCTGCACGCCCAATGAATATAGGAAGAATCAGCAAGATTCTAAACCTGTTCCGCGGTTTTAA
- a CDS encoding bifunctional diguanylate cyclase/phosphodiesterase translates to MDKLIHIRKKEEDNKIFLRIIAVNLLFAALIPFGLQMKFPHFLFSVAGTIIAACLLYFMIRHHLKAVRQIEALHWEREEIKFRSTLESIQDGYYEMDAAGNYILINPSMVNILGIGVGNMQDRHYTNFMSKEDAQKMKQTYQWVYHTGKAVNCVEWEIIREDGTSKPVEGSIVLIRESADGMPTGFRGIVRDITERKDAQRMLEESRHRYKSLFDYNPDSVCSFELDGKFVTINPATEKIIGFTAHQLTGRTCGHLFQKERVFPIFKYFLRAKRGISSSFEISVQHKKGYYVQLQVRLVPIIIDKRVVGVYAISKDITENKQAEDTINHMAYHDALTDLPNRRHFIDHLTLALDQAARGHHKLAVLFLDLDRFKYINDSLGHTFGDSLLQTIAERLKTCVEGKGTIARMGGDEFTILLPLVTDEQLIVHTAESIIKVINKQIIIECHECTITTSIGISIYPNDGTDAQTLMMNADAAMYRAKESNHNKYQLFMPTMSTQASERLELEQELRKAVERNEFVLFYQPQLDFESGAITGVEALVRWQHPKRGMISPAEFIPLAEETGLIIPIGEWVLRTACRQNKEWQGAGFSPIRVAVNLSVYQFKQDNIINKVAEILNETGLNPIYLELEITESIAMQNPERIIITLEELKKLGIQISIDDFGTGYSSLSYLRDFPINRLKIDRSFVMDITHGSGDAVIASSIIAMAKSLSLEVIAEGVENELQFEFLKDKGCNEMQGYFFSKPLPAESIQARFSLV, encoded by the coding sequence TTGGATAAGCTCATACATATAAGAAAAAAAGAAGAGGACAATAAAATTTTTCTTCGTATCATAGCCGTCAATCTGCTGTTTGCTGCTCTGATTCCTTTTGGTTTACAGATGAAATTTCCTCATTTCCTATTCAGTGTTGCTGGGACGATCATAGCAGCTTGCTTGCTTTATTTCATGATTCGTCACCATTTAAAGGCTGTTCGTCAAATAGAAGCCCTACATTGGGAACGGGAAGAAATTAAATTTCGCTCCACACTGGAAAGTATTCAGGATGGTTATTACGAGATGGATGCAGCTGGTAATTATATCTTGATTAATCCATCTATGGTCAACATTTTGGGGATTGGCGTTGGAAACATGCAGGACCGTCACTACACAAATTTTATGAGCAAAGAAGACGCACAAAAAATGAAGCAAACGTATCAATGGGTGTACCATACAGGAAAAGCCGTCAACTGCGTGGAATGGGAGATTATCCGCGAAGATGGCACCAGCAAGCCTGTGGAAGGGTCCATTGTGCTCATTCGAGAATCTGCAGATGGGATGCCTACAGGTTTTCGCGGTATTGTACGGGACATCACGGAGCGTAAAGATGCTCAAAGAATGCTGGAAGAAAGCAGACATCGTTATAAGTCTTTATTTGACTATAATCCCGATTCGGTATGTTCCTTTGAATTGGACGGAAAATTCGTGACCATAAACCCCGCAACGGAAAAAATTATTGGTTTTACTGCCCATCAATTAACCGGCCGAACTTGTGGCCATCTTTTTCAAAAAGAGAGAGTCTTCCCTATCTTCAAATATTTTCTTAGGGCCAAAAGAGGAATCTCTTCCAGTTTTGAAATCTCTGTGCAGCATAAGAAAGGATACTATGTCCAACTGCAGGTACGACTCGTACCCATTATCATAGACAAAAGGGTTGTTGGTGTCTATGCAATAAGTAAGGACATTACCGAAAATAAACAAGCTGAAGATACGATCAATCATATGGCGTACCACGATGCGCTGACGGATTTACCCAACAGAAGACACTTTATTGATCATCTGACTTTGGCGCTTGATCAAGCGGCGCGGGGGCATCACAAGCTTGCTGTTTTGTTTCTGGATTTGGACCGATTCAAGTATATCAATGACTCATTGGGACATACATTTGGAGACAGTCTTCTGCAAACCATTGCGGAACGTTTAAAGACATGTGTGGAAGGGAAAGGAACAATTGCACGAATGGGCGGCGATGAGTTCACCATTCTTCTTCCTTTAGTTACGGATGAACAATTAATTGTGCATACAGCCGAAAGTATTATTAAAGTCATTAATAAGCAGATTATCATTGAGTGCCATGAGTGTACAATCACAACAAGCATTGGTATTAGTATTTATCCAAACGATGGAACGGATGCCCAAACATTGATGATGAACGCCGATGCCGCGATGTATCGCGCGAAAGAAAGCAACCACAATAAGTATCAGCTTTTCATGCCGACCATGAGCACCCAAGCATCCGAACGGCTCGAATTGGAGCAAGAGCTTCGTAAAGCAGTGGAACGAAATGAATTTGTCTTGTTTTACCAGCCCCAGCTGGATTTTGAATCAGGAGCCATTACTGGGGTAGAGGCACTCGTTCGCTGGCAGCATCCAAAACGGGGAATGATATCCCCGGCCGAATTCATTCCTTTGGCTGAAGAAACAGGATTGATCATCCCGATTGGTGAATGGGTGCTGCGTACGGCTTGCCGACAGAACAAAGAATGGCAGGGCGCAGGCTTTTCTCCAATCCGGGTTGCTGTTAATTTGTCAGTGTATCAATTCAAACAGGATAATATCATAAACAAAGTTGCCGAAATTTTAAACGAGACTGGTTTAAATCCTATTTATTTAGAGCTGGAGATTACAGAGAGCATCGCCATGCAAAACCCGGAGCGAATCATTATTACGTTGGAAGAGTTGAAGAAGCTCGGCATCCAAATCTCCATTGATGATTTCGGTACCGGCTATTCTTCGCTTAGTTATCTACGGGATTTTCCGATAAATCGGTTGAAAATCGACCGTTCCTTCGTCATGGATATAACCCATGGCTCAGGTGATGCTGTGATAGCTTCCTCGATCATCGCAATGGCCAAGAGTCTGAGCCTTGAAGTCATTGCGGAGGGTGTAGAGAATGAGCTGCAGTTCGAGTTCTTAAAAGATAAAGGCTGTAATGAAATGCAGGGTTACTTCTTCAGCAAGCCGCTCCCGGCTGAATCTATCCAGGCCCGATTTTCTCTAGTATAA
- the kdpB gene encoding potassium-transporting ATPase subunit KdpB, with protein sequence MNQNSNRTFSSILILQALKGSIWKLNPFYMMKNPVLFVLEIATLLILLMIVFPSYFGTEHKISYNTIVCLILLFTILFANFAEALAEGRGKANANSLLRAKKELMAKQILADGSIQSMSAAKLSKDDIVLVELGDVIPGDGIIIEGVAAVDESAITGESAFVIKQADTDSNFVTGGTTVVSDWIKVKITAESGNSFLDRMISMVESAKRQKAPNEIALNTLLVILTLIFLIVVGTLYPLAAYSGVQVDVTTLIVLFVCLIPTTIGGLLSAIGISGITRVMRFNILAKSGKAVETAGDISTIILDKTGTITFGNRMASEFVAVSGASFQELVEVALITSIFDNTPEGTSVLELGKQHSVDSVLRAYQGEVIAFTAEERMSGLNHNGIFYRKGAVTTICSYVTQRGGHIPSDLQEKSDSIASTGGTPLAVSKNNQILGLIHLKDTIKPGMRERLQALRAMGIKTIMCTGDNPLTAATIAKEAGVDEFFAESKPEDKIRIVRDEQARGKLVAMTGDGTNDAPALAQADVGISMNSGTAAAKEAANMVDLDSDPTKIIEVISIGKQLLITRGAVMTFSIANDFSKYFAIIPAMFATSLPEFQVLNIMGLQSPTSAVLSALIFNAVIIPLLTPLALRGVKYKPIGANQLLFRNLMIYGVGGVIFPFIGIKIIDLLLNII encoded by the coding sequence ATGAATCAGAATTCCAATCGGACTTTTAGTTCAATCTTAATCTTGCAAGCTTTAAAAGGGAGTATCTGGAAATTAAATCCTTTTTATATGATGAAAAATCCGGTTCTATTTGTCTTAGAGATAGCAACCTTGCTGATATTACTGATGATTGTGTTTCCGTCGTATTTTGGCACTGAACATAAAATCAGTTATAACACCATCGTGTGTTTGATTTTGCTGTTCACGATTTTGTTTGCCAATTTCGCGGAAGCGTTGGCCGAAGGACGAGGAAAGGCGAATGCCAATAGTCTTCTCCGTGCAAAAAAAGAGCTCATGGCTAAGCAAATTCTCGCTGATGGATCCATCCAAAGCATGTCCGCTGCTAAACTGAGTAAAGATGATATAGTGCTTGTTGAGCTAGGGGATGTGATACCAGGTGACGGTATTATCATTGAGGGTGTCGCAGCTGTGGACGAATCAGCCATTACAGGAGAATCTGCCTTTGTCATCAAACAAGCCGACACTGATTCCAATTTCGTTACCGGCGGTACTACCGTTGTGAGCGACTGGATTAAAGTGAAAATAACAGCTGAATCCGGGAACTCCTTTCTGGATCGGATGATTTCCATGGTCGAGAGTGCGAAGCGTCAAAAAGCCCCTAACGAAATTGCCCTAAACACACTTTTGGTCATCTTGACTTTAATATTCCTTATCGTAGTTGGTACCTTATATCCTTTAGCCGCTTATTCAGGCGTTCAAGTGGATGTTACCACGTTAATTGTGTTGTTTGTATGTTTAATTCCGACCACAATAGGAGGACTGCTCTCGGCGATCGGTATATCTGGAATTACCCGGGTGATGCGCTTTAATATACTAGCCAAATCAGGAAAAGCTGTGGAAACGGCAGGAGACATCAGCACTATTATTTTAGATAAAACAGGTACGATTACATTTGGCAATCGAATGGCTTCCGAATTTGTCGCCGTGTCAGGGGCATCGTTTCAGGAATTGGTTGAGGTAGCTCTAATTACCTCCATATTCGATAATACCCCGGAAGGTACATCGGTGCTTGAGCTTGGTAAACAGCATTCCGTTGATTCCGTCTTGCGAGCCTACCAAGGGGAGGTCATTGCCTTTACTGCGGAAGAACGTATGAGTGGATTGAATCATAACGGGATCTTTTATCGTAAAGGGGCTGTAACAACGATTTGCAGCTACGTCACACAGCGAGGCGGACATATTCCATCTGATCTGCAAGAAAAAAGCGATTCCATAGCTTCAACAGGCGGTACTCCGCTCGCAGTAAGTAAAAATAACCAGATTCTCGGATTGATTCATTTGAAAGATACGATAAAACCGGGAATGCGTGAACGCCTGCAAGCTTTGAGGGCGATGGGTATTAAAACGATTATGTGCACAGGAGACAACCCACTCACCGCTGCAACTATTGCCAAGGAAGCAGGTGTAGATGAATTCTTCGCCGAGAGCAAACCGGAGGATAAAATCCGGATTGTCAGGGACGAGCAAGCTCGCGGAAAGCTTGTTGCTATGACAGGAGACGGCACAAACGACGCACCTGCATTAGCCCAAGCTGATGTCGGGATCTCCATGAACAGCGGAACGGCTGCAGCGAAAGAAGCAGCCAATATGGTGGATCTGGACTCTGATCCGACCAAAATTATTGAGGTTATTTCCATTGGCAAACAACTGCTTATTACACGAGGAGCCGTGATGACTTTCAGTATTGCCAACGACTTTTCAAAATACTTTGCCATTATTCCCGCCATGTTCGCAACATCTCTACCTGAATTTCAAGTTCTCAATATCATGGGGCTGCAATCACCAACAAGCGCAGTGCTGTCGGCTTTAATTTTTAACGCAGTCATTATTCCGCTATTAACTCCACTCGCACTTAGAGGTGTCAAATACAAACCAATAGGGGCCAATCAGCTTTTATTTCGCAATCTGATGATTTACGGGGTGGGTGGCGTCATTTTCCCCTTCATCGGGATCAAGATCATTGATCTGCTCCTAAATATCATTTAA
- the kdpF gene encoding K(+)-transporting ATPase subunit F has protein sequence MIWIGIIALAIVVYLIFVLIKPEKF, from the coding sequence ATGATCTGGATTGGGATTATCGCTTTAGCCATTGTTGTATATCTCATCTTTGTACTTATCAAGCCGGAGAAGTTTTAG
- the kdpA gene encoding potassium-transporting ATPase subunit KdpA, with product MGIVQVAITLVIIMLLVKPVGSYLVKVFGSEKTKLDRVFGPFERLIYRTIGVREDESMGWKKYLGAMLVTNFVMLLMIYATFRLQKYLPLNPDNIDNVPPTLAFNTAISFITNTNWQAYSGENTLSYLSQMIAITFPMFTSAATGFALAIAFIRGLIGRQDNLGNYFVDITRSITRVFLPLSFIVALFLVFQGIPQTIAGAVDATTIEGATQTITRGLVASLESIKHLGTNGGGWFGTNAAHPFENPTPLTNLVHILSMMLLPTALVYAFGVMIRNKKQGWTVFTAMGIIFLVMLITVFVAEFKGTPALQALGIHGNMEGKEVRFGLSESALFTTATTAATTGTVNNMHESLTPMGGFVPLAEMMLNNVYGGKGVGLLNGLMYVILSVFICGLMVGRTPEFLGKKIEGKEIKLASIALLIHPVLILVPTAIALMRPESVTSISSSGFHGLTEVLYNFTSGAANNGSAFAGMSANTNFYNMSIGLVMLFGRYISIICMLAIAGSLATKRVVPVSTGTLRTDTTLFTGILIMIIVLVGALTFFPAVALGPIAEQLGMLH from the coding sequence ATGGGAATAGTGCAGGTAGCCATTACGCTTGTCATTATTATGCTGCTTGTCAAGCCTGTTGGCAGCTACTTAGTGAAAGTATTCGGTTCTGAGAAGACAAAGCTGGATCGCGTATTCGGTCCCTTTGAACGATTGATTTATCGAACCATTGGTGTACGTGAAGACGAATCGATGGGCTGGAAGAAATATTTAGGTGCGATGCTGGTTACCAACTTTGTGATGCTCCTTATGATTTATGCCACTTTTAGACTTCAGAAATATTTACCCTTAAACCCGGATAATATTGACAACGTGCCTCCGACTTTAGCTTTTAATACAGCCATTTCATTTATTACCAATACGAACTGGCAGGCTTACAGCGGAGAAAACACATTATCTTATTTATCCCAGATGATCGCTATCACGTTTCCGATGTTTACATCAGCTGCAACTGGTTTTGCGTTAGCTATTGCTTTTATCAGAGGATTAATTGGAAGACAGGATAATCTGGGTAACTATTTTGTGGATATCACCCGTTCCATCACTCGGGTCTTTTTGCCTCTTTCCTTTATTGTTGCGTTGTTCCTTGTCTTTCAAGGAATCCCACAAACCATAGCGGGTGCTGTTGACGCTACAACTATAGAAGGGGCGACACAGACGATCACCAGAGGATTGGTTGCTTCCTTGGAATCCATCAAACATCTTGGCACAAATGGTGGAGGGTGGTTTGGTACGAATGCCGCACATCCATTTGAGAATCCAACACCCTTAACCAATTTAGTTCATATTCTTAGCATGATGCTGCTTCCAACCGCACTGGTTTATGCTTTCGGTGTGATGATCCGCAATAAGAAACAAGGTTGGACTGTTTTCACGGCTATGGGCATCATTTTCCTAGTCATGCTGATTACTGTTTTCGTAGCTGAATTTAAGGGCACACCGGCTCTTCAAGCCCTAGGGATTCATGGTAATATGGAAGGTAAAGAGGTTCGCTTCGGTCTATCGGAATCAGCACTTTTTACAACTGCTACGACAGCGGCAACAACAGGAACGGTAAACAATATGCACGAATCGCTTACGCCGATGGGCGGATTCGTACCACTGGCTGAGATGATGCTGAATAACGTTTATGGCGGTAAAGGTGTGGGACTTCTCAATGGGCTTATGTATGTCATATTGTCCGTATTCATTTGTGGATTGATGGTCGGACGTACGCCAGAGTTTCTTGGGAAAAAAATTGAAGGTAAGGAAATCAAACTCGCATCCATCGCGCTTCTGATACATCCTGTGCTCATATTGGTGCCTACTGCCATTGCTTTAATGCGCCCGGAATCCGTCACATCCATTTCTAGCTCGGGATTCCATGGCCTTACCGAGGTCTTGTATAATTTCACTTCGGGAGCGGCTAATAACGGATCTGCTTTTGCCGGTATGTCAGCCAATACGAATTTCTATAACATGTCGATAGGACTTGTTATGCTTTTTGGACGCTACATTTCGATTATTTGTATGCTGGCTATTGCCGGTTCACTTGCAACCAAACGTGTTGTTCCGGTATCTACAGGAACCTTACGCACAGATACAACACTATTCACAGGAATTTTGATCATGATCATCGTGCTGGTAGGGGCGCTCACTTTCTTCCCGGCCGTTGCGTTAGGGCCGATTGCAGAGCAATTAGGCATGCTTCATTAG
- the kdpB gene encoding potassium-transporting ATPase subunit KdpB, with the protein MAAVRSKTLSQQIVNQALLDSFKKLNPAVLIKNPVMFVVEIGTLITLILSFAPDAFGTTGVGSGYNLAVFFILLFTLLFANFAEAIAEGRGKAQADNLRKTKSDTIARLVQKDGSFKQVSSTQLRKGDIVRVDIGEIIPSDGEIIEGLASIDESAITGESAPVIKEAGGDFSSVTGGTRVVSDYIIVKVLTDPGESFLDRMIALVEGAKRQKTPNEIALTTLLAVLTLIFLIVIMTIVPFANYLGVNLDVATLIALLVCLIPTTIGGLLSAIGIAGMDRVTQFNVLAMSGKAVEAAGDIDTMILDKTGTITFGNRMAAEFLPVGGESAKTITLIALQASIKDETPEGRSVVELAHKNGATWAMNEYENADPVEFSAETRMSGLNLKDGTEIRKGAVDAIKKYVSAKGGSIPSDLEEKSNGIAREGGTPLAVAVNGKIYGVIYLKDTVKPGLKERFAELRAMGIKTVMCTGDNPLTAATIAKEAGVDEFIAEAKPEDKIAAIKREQQEGKLVAMTGDGTNDAPALAQADVGLAMNSGTMAAKEAANMIDLDSDPTKLLSVISIGKQLLITRGALTTFSIANDVAKYFAIIPAMFMIAFPQLQALNIMSLASPQSAILSALIFNAIIIPLLIPVAMRGVKYIPQSADKLLGRNILVYGVGGVIVPFVGIKIIDLILHGLQIV; encoded by the coding sequence ATGGCTGCGGTGCGAAGTAAAACACTTTCCCAACAAATTGTAAATCAAGCATTACTGGATTCGTTTAAAAAATTAAACCCTGCAGTTCTGATTAAAAATCCGGTTATGTTTGTGGTGGAAATCGGAACTCTGATTACCCTTATCTTATCCTTTGCGCCCGATGCTTTCGGAACAACAGGCGTGGGCAGTGGATATAACCTTGCAGTATTCTTCATTCTTTTATTTACTTTATTATTTGCCAACTTTGCCGAAGCGATTGCTGAAGGTCGAGGAAAAGCACAAGCCGATAATTTACGGAAAACCAAATCCGATACGATTGCCCGCCTTGTACAAAAAGACGGCAGCTTCAAGCAGGTTTCTTCAACGCAGCTGCGTAAGGGCGATATCGTCCGTGTCGATATTGGAGAAATCATACCTTCGGATGGGGAGATTATTGAAGGGCTGGCATCTATAGACGAGTCGGCCATTACCGGAGAGTCCGCTCCCGTTATTAAAGAAGCAGGCGGTGACTTCTCTTCCGTTACCGGAGGTACAAGGGTCGTATCCGACTACATTATAGTGAAAGTGCTGACGGATCCCGGCGAGTCCTTCCTGGATCGGATGATTGCCTTGGTTGAAGGCGCCAAGCGCCAGAAGACGCCTAATGAGATTGCCCTGACTACCTTATTAGCCGTTCTTACGTTAATTTTCTTGATTGTGATCATGACCATCGTACCCTTTGCGAATTACCTTGGCGTTAATCTGGATGTAGCCACCTTGATTGCCTTGCTCGTTTGTTTGATTCCGACGACCATTGGCGGCTTGCTTTCTGCTATCGGGATTGCAGGGATGGACCGTGTTACCCAATTCAATGTACTTGCCATGTCAGGTAAAGCGGTAGAAGCCGCGGGCGATATTGATACCATGATTCTGGATAAAACAGGTACCATCACTTTCGGAAATCGGATGGCAGCAGAATTTCTTCCTGTTGGAGGAGAGTCGGCAAAAACGATCACCTTAATTGCCTTACAAGCTTCCATTAAAGACGAAACTCCCGAGGGACGTTCTGTGGTAGAGCTGGCTCATAAGAATGGCGCAACCTGGGCAATGAATGAATACGAAAACGCCGATCCTGTGGAGTTTAGTGCTGAAACCCGAATGTCTGGGCTCAATTTGAAGGATGGTACAGAGATTCGTAAAGGTGCTGTCGATGCGATTAAAAAATATGTATCCGCTAAAGGCGGGAGTATTCCGAGTGACTTGGAAGAGAAGTCAAACGGAATAGCCCGTGAAGGTGGAACGCCGCTGGCTGTTGCAGTAAACGGCAAAATTTATGGTGTCATCTATTTGAAGGATACCGTGAAACCGGGACTTAAAGAGCGTTTCGCAGAGCTCCGGGCCATGGGAATTAAAACGGTGATGTGTACCGGAGATAACCCGTTAACCGCAGCTACCATTGCAAAAGAAGCTGGCGTAGATGAGTTTATTGCCGAAGCGAAGCCTGAAGATAAAATTGCCGCCATTAAACGCGAGCAGCAGGAAGGCAAATTAGTCGCCATGACCGGTGATGGTACGAACGATGCTCCGGCGCTTGCTCAAGCGGATGTGGGACTCGCGATGAATTCAGGTACCATGGCAGCCAAGGAAGCGGCCAATATGATCGATCTCGATTCGGACCCAACGAAGCTGTTATCCGTAATTTCTATTGGAAAACAGCTGCTGATTACTCGCGGTGCCTTGACTACCTTTTCTATCGCAAACGATGTCGCCAAATATTTTGCGATCATTCCAGCGATGTTTATGATAGCCTTCCCGCAGCTGCAAGCTCTCAATATCATGAGCTTGGCTTCACCGCAGTCAGCTATTCTTTCGGCTTTAATTTTTAACGCGATCATTATTCCGCTGCTTATTCCCGTTGCCATGAGAGGTGTGAAGTATATACCGCAATCAGCCGATAAACTGTTAGGCAGAAATATCCTTGTCTATGGTGTCGGCGGAGTAATCGTACCTTTCGTAGGCATTAAAATCATCGATTTGATCTTACATGGATTGCAAATAGTCTAA
- the kdpC gene encoding potassium-transporting ATPase subunit KdpC, whose amino-acid sequence MKMTWIAIRASIVLMVICGLIYPLVTTGVAQAIFPRQANGSLIESNGVVQGSELLAQNFESPKFFHPRASAAKYDPKSSAGSNVAISDSDYVKGISDQIDALKKENPTLNDVPADLVTVSGSGFDPDLSPEGARAQVPRISTETGVSADLIQQLIDKQTMNRQLGIFGEPRVNVLDLNLGLLQLQK is encoded by the coding sequence ATGAAAATGACCTGGATAGCTATAAGAGCCTCTATTGTCCTAATGGTGATCTGCGGATTGATCTATCCCCTCGTCACGACGGGTGTTGCACAAGCCATTTTTCCTAGACAAGCGAACGGCAGTTTAATTGAATCTAATGGAGTCGTTCAAGGCTCCGAGCTGCTGGCCCAAAATTTCGAATCACCCAAGTTCTTTCACCCTCGAGCCTCCGCTGCTAAGTATGACCCGAAAAGCTCGGCTGGCTCTAATGTGGCGATATCAGACAGTGATTATGTCAAAGGGATATCCGATCAAATTGATGCATTGAAAAAAGAAAACCCAACGCTGAATGATGTTCCTGCGGACTTGGTTACTGTTTCGGGGTCTGGTTTTGACCCGGACCTCTCGCCTGAGGGCGCAAGGGCTCAGGTTCCCAGGATCAGCACTGAAACCGGGGTATCTGCTGATCTTATTCAACAATTAATAGATAAGCAAACGATGAATCGACAGCTCGGCATTTTCGGAGAACCGCGAGTGAACGTGCTTGATTTGAATCTAGGTCTTCTCCAGCTGCAAAAGTAA